A single genomic interval of Streptomyces graminofaciens harbors:
- a CDS encoding phage tail protein: MTATGDTLSTHIFQVELGGVAVESVQEVSGLSVEVDAIEVTQVTPSGQYLIKKLPGARKGGEVTITRGLDKSSAFSQWIEQVFEKGAVDEARKNISIIVTDSKNTPVRRMNLENAWVNKWEGPGLKAGDATPATEKVNIVFETITFA; the protein is encoded by the coding sequence ATGACGGCTACGGGAGACACCCTCTCCACACACATTTTCCAGGTCGAGCTGGGCGGCGTCGCGGTCGAATCCGTCCAGGAGGTCAGCGGCCTGTCGGTCGAGGTGGACGCGATCGAGGTCACCCAGGTCACACCGAGCGGCCAGTACCTGATCAAGAAGCTCCCGGGTGCGCGCAAGGGTGGCGAGGTCACCATCACCCGGGGACTGGACAAGAGCTCCGCCTTCAGCCAGTGGATCGAGCAGGTCTTCGAGAAGGGGGCGGTCGACGAGGCGCGCAAGAACATCAGCATCATCGTCACCGACTCCAAGAACACCCCGGTCCGGCGGATGAACCTGGAGAACGCCTGGGTGAACAAGTGGGAGGGACCCGGGCTCAAGGCGGGCGACGCCACCCCCGCCACGGAGAAGGTCAACATCGTCTTCGAAACGATCACCTTCGCATGA